In one Gossypium hirsutum isolate 1008001.06 chromosome D09, Gossypium_hirsutum_v2.1, whole genome shotgun sequence genomic region, the following are encoded:
- the LOC107892212 gene encoding protein FAR1-RELATED SEQUENCE 7 isoform X1, with translation MSMDRSGHGLLTHGKNSEFQNELHESNRADVDMGEECKSSETSSPERSQEATESESDSWSGSASLVEKSAVEINGDECQAPPEIPLVNKYEMNVDSEQESQSLNTLSVDELGPGVPVKDGKGLFMVPAVGMEFESEEHAYKCYSRYAVMEGFSIRKDFVNKSRVTGTVVSRRFTCYRQGYRPSKHTMNTRKPRKETRTGCLAHMTIAWQPYGKFCVTNFENKHNHEFVNPSTAHLLPSQKRLAFAEAVEADLASSSGVDGVPKLGMGFESEDHAYEFYNSYAGKVGFSVRKDYVNRSKIDGAVVSRRFTCFREGFRQKDKRDLNIKRPRKETRIGCLAQLVISRQSDGSYRVTNFEEKHNHELVAACRIRMLRSQKQLVAAQIAEGNAIEGRKIQLKSAYEVSCNSIGDCVDHEYDPVDQRSKLISKCTREMRDGEAEKIQQYFQSKKVKNPSFFYAIQLDADNQIANIFWTDAKMVMDYSDFGDVLCFDTTYRISEDCHLFSPFVGVNHHKQMVIFGAALLYDETVDSFKWLFQKFLEAMSGKKPKTILTDQDEIVSEAISSILPDINQRVCVWHVYQRALKQLSHMFIGSPPFVNDLLSCFFDLEEEEGFIASWNHMMDLHGLWGNEWLNKIFETREQWAIAYKRHIFCADIKSVQLRGSFILNLKKYLKSDSDVLSFLKQLGKMVNDWHYKELEANYDMSQNMPKLMGDVILLKHARDAYTPRIFELFQQEYETCLNIVVNQCIENGSLLEYKVSIYGQPREYTVSYNLSNNTVCCSCMKFEFIGMLCSHALKVLDYSNIRLLPSQYILKRWTREARV, from the coding sequence ATGTCAATGGATAGGAGTGGCCATGGCCTACTAACACATGGAAAGAATTCAGAATTTCAAAACGAGCTTCACGAATCAAATCGAGCCGATGTTGACATGGGTGAAGAATGTAAAAGCTCTGAAACCTCCTCTCCTGAAAGGAGTCAAGAAGCTACTGAAAGCGAGAGTGATAGTTGGAGTGGAAGTGCTTCTTTGGTCGAGAAGAGTGCGGTGGAAATTAATGGGGACGAATGCCAGGCACCCCCTGAAATTCCCTTAGTCAACAAGTATGAGATGAATGTTGATAGTGAACAAGAGTCTCAGAGTCTGAATACTTTATCTGTTGACGAGTTAGGTCCCGGAGTTCCGGTAAAAGATGGCAAAGGTTTATTTATGGTTCCAGCAGTTGGAATGGAGTTTGAATCAGAAGAACATGCATACAAGTGTTATAGTAGATATGCTGTAATGGAAGGGTTTAGTATTAGAAAAGATTTCGTGAACAAAAGTCGAGTAACTGGTACTGTTGTATCCCGAAGATTCACCTGTTACAGACAAGGTTATAGGCCTAGCAAGCATACCATGAATACGAGGAAGCCCCGCAAAGAGACAAGAACTGGTTGCTTGGCTCATATGACTATTGCATGGCAACCTTATGGAAAGTTTTGTGTCACTAATTTTGAAAACAAACACAACCATGAGTTTGTGAACCCGTCAACAGCTCATCTGTTACCATCACAGAAGAGGTTAGCCTTTGCTGAAGCAGTTGAAGCTGACTTAGCGAGTAGTTCAGGTGTGGATGGGGTACCTAAGCTTGGCATGGGGTTCGAATCAGAAGATCATGCATatgaattttacaattcatatGCAGGAAAAGTTGGTTTCAGTGTTCGAAAAGATTATGTGAATAGGAGTAAGATAGATGGTGCTGTGGTGTCAAGGCGGTTTACTTGCTTCAGAGAAGGGTTTCGCCAGAAAGATAAAAGGGATTTGAATATAAAGAGACCTCGAAAAGAAACAAGAATTGGTTGTCTGGCGCAACTAGTCATTTCTCGTCAGTCTGATGGTAGCTACCGTGTCACTAATTTCGAAGAAAAACACAATCACGAGCTTGTTGCAGCATGTCGGATTAGAATGTTACGATCACAAAAGCAGTTGGTTGCAGCCCAAATTGCTGAAGGCAATGCAATTGAGGGTCGTAAGATACAactaaaatcagcatatgaagtATCATGTAACTCAATTGGAGATTGTGTCGACCATGAATATGATCCAGTAGATCAAAGAAGTAAATTGATTTCCAAATGTACTCGAGAAATGAGAGATGGAGAAGCTGAAAAGATACAACAATATTTTCAGAGTAAGAAAGTGAAAAATCCATCCTTTTTCTATGCCATCCAACTTGATGCTGACAATCAAATAGCTAATATTTTCTGGACTGATGCAAAGATGGTAATGGACTACAGTGACTTTGGTGATGTACTTTGCTTCGATACAACCTACAGGATAAGCGAAGATTGTCATCTATTTTCACCGTTTGTTGGGGTGAACCATCATAAGCAAATGGTGATCTTTGGTGCTGCACTTTTATATGATGAAACTGTTGATTCTTTCAAGTGGCTGTTCCAAAAGTTTTTGGAGGCAATGTCTGGTAAGAAGCCAAAGACAATCCTCACTGATCAAGATGAAATAGTGTCTGAAGCAATTAGTTCCATATTACCGGACATAAACCAACGAGTATGCGTTTGGCATGTGTACCAAAGGGCACTCAAGCAACTGAGTCATATGTTTATAGGTTCTCCGCCTTTCGTGAATGACTTACTCAGTTGCTTTTTCGATCTCGAGGAAGAAGAAGGCTTCATTGCTTCATGGAACCATATGATGGATCTACATGGTCTTTGGGGTAATGAATGGTTGAACAAGATTTTCGAAACCAGGGAGCAATGGGCCATTGCATACAAACGGCACATCTTTTGCGCCGACATAAAATCCGTGCAACTGCGTGGAAGTTTTATACTTAATCTAAAGAAATACTTAAAGTCTGATTCTGATGTGCTTTCATTCCTTAAGCAACTTGGGAAAATGGTGAATGATTGGCACTACAAAGAGTTGGAAGCTAATTATGATATGTCCCAAAACATGCCGAAACTAATGGGGGATGTGATTCTCTTGAAGCATGCAAGAGATGCCTACACACCAAGGATATTCGAATTATTTCAGCAAGAATATGAAACATGTCTGAATATTGTTGTTAATCAATGCATTGAGAATGGTTCGCTGCTCGAGTATAAAGTCAGCATATACGGCCAACCTAGAGAGTACACAGTAAGTTATAACTTGTCTAATAACACCGTTTGTTGTAGTTGTATGAAATTCGAGTTTATAGGAATGTTATGCAGTCATGCATTAAAAGTGCTAGATTATAGTAATATTAGGTTGCTCCCAAGCCAATACATCTTAAAGAGGTGGACAAGAGAGGCTAGAGTTTAG
- the LOC107892214 gene encoding zinc finger CCCH domain-containing protein 67 encodes MGSYEEHSPVLREPPNETQPESLSGFNSNTLLSNLNPGREKQEESIVRDLKSVTLEENDWNGYGDNNNNSNENLQVEWQNGKNYQYPLRPYAENCSFYLKSGNCKFGSCCKFNHPVSRTIKDKENHLGLATDQKKQIECKYYRATGGCKYGNACRYRHSNEDYVLAPLEVNSLALPFQVDINEKSEKDGLAEQTGQIECKYYLSPGGCKYGKACRYSHSKEKSRYLEKSELPPPELNFLGLPIRMLEKECPYYMRNGSCAYGSSCRFNHPDPTAAEGSSTFRSDPSGSGDHSPGNYNGGFDALPSAELTAPSLSLNMMSNEHLKCLNQNSAYAHGMHANSEWSGHQEKTSNPYLAPSIDKAMKTLDISELHQEQIQVNEFPERPGEPECPYFMKTGSCKYKSACKFHHPKTRIPEPILSSAGLPLRPDRRICWNYEKSGICKYGSICYFHHPENLF; translated from the exons atgGGAAGTTATGAAGAACACTCACCAGTACTGCGGGAACCCCCAAACGAAACTCAACCAGAGTCTCTCTCAGGGTTTAATTCTAACACCCTTTTGTCTAATCTTAACCCTGGAAGGGAAAAACAAGAAGAAAGTATTGTTAGGGACCTTAAAAGTGTGACCTTGGAAGAGAATGACTGGAATGGCTATGGAGACAACAACAACAATAGCAATGAAAATCTTCAAGTGGAGTGGCAAAATGGGAAGAATTATCAGTACCCTTTAAGGCCTTATGCTGAAAATTGTAGCTTTTATCTTAAATCTGGCAATTGCAAGTTTGGTTCTTGTTGCAAGTTTAACCATCCAGTTTCTAGAACTATTAAG GATAAGGAGAATCATCTGGGATTGGCGACTGATCAGAAAAAGCAAATTGAATGCAAG TATTACCGAGCCACTGGAGGGTGCAAGTATGGAAATGCTTGCAGATATAGGCACTCTAATGAAGATTATGTATTAGCTCCCTTAGAAGTCAATTCCTTAGCACTTCCATTTCAAGTG GATATAAATGAAAAGAGCGAAAAGGATGGCTTAGCGGAACAGACAGGGCAGATTGAATGCAAG TATTACCTAAGTCCGGGAGGATGCAAGTATGGAAAAGCTTGTAGATATAGTCACTCCAAAGAGAAGTCCAGATACCTCGAAAAGTCCGAGTTACCTCCACCTGAACTTAACTTTCTAGGCCTGCCAATTCGAATG CTGGAGAAAGAGTGTCCGTATTATATGCGTAATGGTTCTTGTGCATATGGATCTAGCTGTAGGTTTAACCATCCGGACCCTACTGCTGCTGAAGGATCCAGCACTTTCCGCTCGGACCCTTCTGGTTCTGGAGACCATTCTCCAGGGAATTATAATGGTGGATTTGATGCTTTGCCATCAGCTGAACTAACTGCCCCTTCGTTGTCCTTGAATATGATGTCAAATGAGCATCTTAAATGCTTGAATCAGAATTCAGCGTATGCTCACGGGATGCATGCAAATTCTGAATGGAGTGGACATCAG GAAAAAACAAGTAATCCGTATTTAGCTCCATCAATAGACAAAGCAATGAAGACTCTGGATATCTCCGAACTTCATCAAGAGCAAATACAAGTTAATGAATTCCCTGAACGACCCGGGGAACCTGAATGTCCTTACTTTATGAAAACTGGATCTTGCAAGTATAAATCCGCCTGCAAGTTTCATCATCCCAAGACTCGGATTCCAGAGCCTATCCTCAGCAGTGCAGGCTTGCCTTTAAGACCT GATAGAAGAATATGTTGGAACTATGAAAAATCTGGGATCTGCAAGTATGGAAGCATCTGTTATTTTCACCATCCAGAGAATCTCTTCTAA
- the LOC107892212 gene encoding protein FAR1-RELATED SEQUENCE 7 isoform X2 — MGEECKSSETSSPERSQEATESESDSWSGSASLVEKSAVEINGDECQAPPEIPLVNKYEMNVDSEQESQSLNTLSVDELGPGVPVKDGKGLFMVPAVGMEFESEEHAYKCYSRYAVMEGFSIRKDFVNKSRVTGTVVSRRFTCYRQGYRPSKHTMNTRKPRKETRTGCLAHMTIAWQPYGKFCVTNFENKHNHEFVNPSTAHLLPSQKRLAFAEAVEADLASSSGVDGVPKLGMGFESEDHAYEFYNSYAGKVGFSVRKDYVNRSKIDGAVVSRRFTCFREGFRQKDKRDLNIKRPRKETRIGCLAQLVISRQSDGSYRVTNFEEKHNHELVAACRIRMLRSQKQLVAAQIAEGNAIEGRKIQLKSAYEVSCNSIGDCVDHEYDPVDQRSKLISKCTREMRDGEAEKIQQYFQSKKVKNPSFFYAIQLDADNQIANIFWTDAKMVMDYSDFGDVLCFDTTYRISEDCHLFSPFVGVNHHKQMVIFGAALLYDETVDSFKWLFQKFLEAMSGKKPKTILTDQDEIVSEAISSILPDINQRVCVWHVYQRALKQLSHMFIGSPPFVNDLLSCFFDLEEEEGFIASWNHMMDLHGLWGNEWLNKIFETREQWAIAYKRHIFCADIKSVQLRGSFILNLKKYLKSDSDVLSFLKQLGKMVNDWHYKELEANYDMSQNMPKLMGDVILLKHARDAYTPRIFELFQQEYETCLNIVVNQCIENGSLLEYKVSIYGQPREYTVSYNLSNNTVCCSCMKFEFIGMLCSHALKVLDYSNIRLLPSQYILKRWTREARV, encoded by the coding sequence ATGGGTGAAGAATGTAAAAGCTCTGAAACCTCCTCTCCTGAAAGGAGTCAAGAAGCTACTGAAAGCGAGAGTGATAGTTGGAGTGGAAGTGCTTCTTTGGTCGAGAAGAGTGCGGTGGAAATTAATGGGGACGAATGCCAGGCACCCCCTGAAATTCCCTTAGTCAACAAGTATGAGATGAATGTTGATAGTGAACAAGAGTCTCAGAGTCTGAATACTTTATCTGTTGACGAGTTAGGTCCCGGAGTTCCGGTAAAAGATGGCAAAGGTTTATTTATGGTTCCAGCAGTTGGAATGGAGTTTGAATCAGAAGAACATGCATACAAGTGTTATAGTAGATATGCTGTAATGGAAGGGTTTAGTATTAGAAAAGATTTCGTGAACAAAAGTCGAGTAACTGGTACTGTTGTATCCCGAAGATTCACCTGTTACAGACAAGGTTATAGGCCTAGCAAGCATACCATGAATACGAGGAAGCCCCGCAAAGAGACAAGAACTGGTTGCTTGGCTCATATGACTATTGCATGGCAACCTTATGGAAAGTTTTGTGTCACTAATTTTGAAAACAAACACAACCATGAGTTTGTGAACCCGTCAACAGCTCATCTGTTACCATCACAGAAGAGGTTAGCCTTTGCTGAAGCAGTTGAAGCTGACTTAGCGAGTAGTTCAGGTGTGGATGGGGTACCTAAGCTTGGCATGGGGTTCGAATCAGAAGATCATGCATatgaattttacaattcatatGCAGGAAAAGTTGGTTTCAGTGTTCGAAAAGATTATGTGAATAGGAGTAAGATAGATGGTGCTGTGGTGTCAAGGCGGTTTACTTGCTTCAGAGAAGGGTTTCGCCAGAAAGATAAAAGGGATTTGAATATAAAGAGACCTCGAAAAGAAACAAGAATTGGTTGTCTGGCGCAACTAGTCATTTCTCGTCAGTCTGATGGTAGCTACCGTGTCACTAATTTCGAAGAAAAACACAATCACGAGCTTGTTGCAGCATGTCGGATTAGAATGTTACGATCACAAAAGCAGTTGGTTGCAGCCCAAATTGCTGAAGGCAATGCAATTGAGGGTCGTAAGATACAactaaaatcagcatatgaagtATCATGTAACTCAATTGGAGATTGTGTCGACCATGAATATGATCCAGTAGATCAAAGAAGTAAATTGATTTCCAAATGTACTCGAGAAATGAGAGATGGAGAAGCTGAAAAGATACAACAATATTTTCAGAGTAAGAAAGTGAAAAATCCATCCTTTTTCTATGCCATCCAACTTGATGCTGACAATCAAATAGCTAATATTTTCTGGACTGATGCAAAGATGGTAATGGACTACAGTGACTTTGGTGATGTACTTTGCTTCGATACAACCTACAGGATAAGCGAAGATTGTCATCTATTTTCACCGTTTGTTGGGGTGAACCATCATAAGCAAATGGTGATCTTTGGTGCTGCACTTTTATATGATGAAACTGTTGATTCTTTCAAGTGGCTGTTCCAAAAGTTTTTGGAGGCAATGTCTGGTAAGAAGCCAAAGACAATCCTCACTGATCAAGATGAAATAGTGTCTGAAGCAATTAGTTCCATATTACCGGACATAAACCAACGAGTATGCGTTTGGCATGTGTACCAAAGGGCACTCAAGCAACTGAGTCATATGTTTATAGGTTCTCCGCCTTTCGTGAATGACTTACTCAGTTGCTTTTTCGATCTCGAGGAAGAAGAAGGCTTCATTGCTTCATGGAACCATATGATGGATCTACATGGTCTTTGGGGTAATGAATGGTTGAACAAGATTTTCGAAACCAGGGAGCAATGGGCCATTGCATACAAACGGCACATCTTTTGCGCCGACATAAAATCCGTGCAACTGCGTGGAAGTTTTATACTTAATCTAAAGAAATACTTAAAGTCTGATTCTGATGTGCTTTCATTCCTTAAGCAACTTGGGAAAATGGTGAATGATTGGCACTACAAAGAGTTGGAAGCTAATTATGATATGTCCCAAAACATGCCGAAACTAATGGGGGATGTGATTCTCTTGAAGCATGCAAGAGATGCCTACACACCAAGGATATTCGAATTATTTCAGCAAGAATATGAAACATGTCTGAATATTGTTGTTAATCAATGCATTGAGAATGGTTCGCTGCTCGAGTATAAAGTCAGCATATACGGCCAACCTAGAGAGTACACAGTAAGTTATAACTTGTCTAATAACACCGTTTGTTGTAGTTGTATGAAATTCGAGTTTATAGGAATGTTATGCAGTCATGCATTAAAAGTGCTAGATTATAGTAATATTAGGTTGCTCCCAAGCCAATACATCTTAAAGAGGTGGACAAGAGAGGCTAGAGTTTAG
- the LOC107892213 gene encoding uncharacterized protein — protein MVTSYRLITWRVVDGRHGLKDSEFSASRILDHLSNHYDDGDDDDDDGFKVNSQEPLGEMEHYKGETEENIIVDHNKDDDDDDVRFVLDQDLEEEGWCLVGED, from the coding sequence ATGGTCACTAGCTATAGATTGATCACTTGGAGAGTTGTTGATGGGAGGCATGGTTTGAAAGATTCTGAGTTTTCAGCTTCAAGGATTTTGGACCATTTGTCTAATCActatgatgatggtgatgatgatgatgatgatgggttCAAGGTGAATTCTCAAGAACCCTTGGGAGAAATGGAACACTATAAAGGAGAGACTGAAGAAAATATTATTGTTGACCATAAtaaggatgatgatgatgatgatgtgagATTTGTTTTGGATCAAGATTTGGAAGAGGAAGGTTGGTGTTTAGTTGGGGAAGATTGA
- the LOC107892215 gene encoding uncharacterized membrane protein At3g27390 isoform X2 has translation MTIGNSSVILGLLPYHCYFTYYSIVSTKLLGPFLKLAVCLFLPVVLILWVVVGIVGSILGGILYGFLSPMFATFDAVGEGKTNVFIHCFYDGTWSTIKGSFTVVKDFKDVCVHSYYSFMEELRQQDGQYYEIRFLYLLPALIAAVLGFLVDFPMISLIAFCKSPYMLVKGWHRLFHDLVGREGPFLETICVPFAGLAILLWPLAVIGAVLGSMVSSIFLGAYAAVIVYQESSFWYGLCYIVASLSIYDEYSTDVLDMPEGSCLPRPRYRRHRNESFSKSDSFRPPARIDSLTNARLDLKPLELLEGLFKECHVHGEKMVSEGLITSKDIDDAKSIKGSRVVSIGLPAYCFLQALLRSVDANRLGILLSDNTEITATNRPKDAFFDWFLNPFLILKEQIRAENLSPEEKDYLGKLVLLCGDAARLKNIGSPPESERKRAELDALARRLQGITKSVSRYPTFRRHFEEFVNKLSEDLSKKDSGSSNSSGSSNRSHQSKNTVLRFFSSRSFKRSTSHNMSDQESLSVLARDVEIE, from the exons ATGACAATTGGAAACTCGTCCGTCATATTAGGCCTTCTGCCCTATCATTGTTACTTCACTTATTATAGCATTGTGAG CACTAAACTATTAGGGCCATTTCTGAAGCTCGCTGTCTGCTTATTCCTACCGGTTGTCTTGATATTGTGGGTGGTTGTTGGTATTGTTGGAAGTATCTTAGGGGGAATATTATACGGCTTTCTTTCACCAATGTTTGCCACTTTTGATGCTGTGGGCGAAGGAAAGACCAATGTGTTTATCCACTGTTTTTAC GATGGTACTTGGAGCACTATCAAGGGCAGCTTTACTGTTGTCAAGGATTTCAAAGATGTTTGTGTCCATTCCTACTACTCGTTTATGGAAGAACTACGACAGCAAGATGGACAATACTATGAGATAAG ATTCCTTTATCTGCTTCCGGCTCTTATAGCTGCAGTGCTTGGTTTTCTGGTTGATTTTCCAATGATCTCACTTATTGCCTTCTGCAAAAGTCCTTACATGCTCGTTAAAGGGTGGCATCGATTATTTCATGACCTTGTAGGTCGAGAAGGCCCTTTCTTGGAGACAATATGTGTACCATTTGCAGGCCTTGCCATCTTACTCTGGCCACTCGCCGTCATTGGAGCAGTGTTGGGATCAATGGTGTCTAGCATCTTCCTTGGTGCCTATGCCGCGGTGATTGTTTACCAG GAGTCCTCGTTTTGGTATGGGCTTTGTTATATCGTTGCTTCGTTGTCCATATATGATGAATACAGCACTGATGTCCTTGACATGCCTGAAGGATCTTGCCTTCCCAG GCCTCGGTATCGTAGGCACAGAAATGAATCCTTCTCTAAATCTGACTCCTTCCGTCCTCCTGCTCGCATTGATTCACTTACAAATGCAAGGCTTGATTTGAAGCCACTCGAG CTACTCGAGGGCTTATTTAAGGAGTGCCATGTCCATGGTGAGAAAATGGTGTCTGAAGGGCTGATAACTTCTAAGGACATCGATGATGCCAAGTCCATCAAAGGAAGTAGAGTGGTCAGCATTGGCTTACCGGCTTATTGCTTTCTTCAGGCACTCTTGCGCTCTGTGGATGCGAATAGACTGGGCATATTACTGA GTGACAATACAGAAATAACGGCCACAAACCGACCAAAAGATGCATTCTTTGATTGGTTTCTTAACCCCTTTTTGATACTGAAAGAGCAAATCAGAGCTGAGAATCTTTCCCCGGAGGAAAAGGATTACTTAGGCAAATTAGTGTTGCTGTGTGGTGATGCAGCACGGTTGAAAAATATTGGGTCTCCACCAGAATCAGAGCGTAAACGAGCTGAGCTTGATGCATTAGCCCGACG gttacaaggtattactaaATCAGTGTCGAGGTATCCAACTTTCAGGCGACACTTTGAGGAATTTGTTAACAAACTATCCGAGGATCTCTCAAAGAAGGACAGTGGCAGCAGCAACAGCAGCGGATCTAGTAATAGGTCTCATCAATCGAAGAACACCGTTCTGCGGTTTTTTAGCAGCAGATCTTTCAAGCGGAGTACAAGCCATAACATGTCTGATCAAGAATCACTATCAGTTCTTGCCAGAGATGTAGAAATCGAATGA
- the LOC107892215 gene encoding uncharacterized membrane protein At3g27390 isoform X1 produces MEPPKGFLATLWNFICFLPYFIGLLLLGTIKGIIFCSPICLIMTIGNSSVILGLLPYHCYFTYYSIVSTKLLGPFLKLAVCLFLPVVLILWVVVGIVGSILGGILYGFLSPMFATFDAVGEGKTNVFIHCFYDGTWSTIKGSFTVVKDFKDVCVHSYYSFMEELRQQDGQYYEIRFLYLLPALIAAVLGFLVDFPMISLIAFCKSPYMLVKGWHRLFHDLVGREGPFLETICVPFAGLAILLWPLAVIGAVLGSMVSSIFLGAYAAVIVYQESSFWYGLCYIVASLSIYDEYSTDVLDMPEGSCLPRPRYRRHRNESFSKSDSFRPPARIDSLTNARLDLKPLELLEGLFKECHVHGEKMVSEGLITSKDIDDAKSIKGSRVVSIGLPAYCFLQALLRSVDANRLGILLSDNTEITATNRPKDAFFDWFLNPFLILKEQIRAENLSPEEKDYLGKLVLLCGDAARLKNIGSPPESERKRAELDALARRLQGITKSVSRYPTFRRHFEEFVNKLSEDLSKKDSGSSNSSGSSNRSHQSKNTVLRFFSSRSFKRSTSHNMSDQESLSVLARDVEIE; encoded by the exons ATGGAGCCTCCCAAGGGATTTTTAGCTACTTTGTGGAACTTTATATGCTTTCTTCCTTACTTCATTGGCTTGCTTCTTTTAGGCACAATTAAAG GAATCATTTTCTGCTCTCCGATATGCCTTATCATGACAATTGGAAACTCGTCCGTCATATTAGGCCTTCTGCCCTATCATTGTTACTTCACTTATTATAGCATTGTGAG CACTAAACTATTAGGGCCATTTCTGAAGCTCGCTGTCTGCTTATTCCTACCGGTTGTCTTGATATTGTGGGTGGTTGTTGGTATTGTTGGAAGTATCTTAGGGGGAATATTATACGGCTTTCTTTCACCAATGTTTGCCACTTTTGATGCTGTGGGCGAAGGAAAGACCAATGTGTTTATCCACTGTTTTTAC GATGGTACTTGGAGCACTATCAAGGGCAGCTTTACTGTTGTCAAGGATTTCAAAGATGTTTGTGTCCATTCCTACTACTCGTTTATGGAAGAACTACGACAGCAAGATGGACAATACTATGAGATAAG ATTCCTTTATCTGCTTCCGGCTCTTATAGCTGCAGTGCTTGGTTTTCTGGTTGATTTTCCAATGATCTCACTTATTGCCTTCTGCAAAAGTCCTTACATGCTCGTTAAAGGGTGGCATCGATTATTTCATGACCTTGTAGGTCGAGAAGGCCCTTTCTTGGAGACAATATGTGTACCATTTGCAGGCCTTGCCATCTTACTCTGGCCACTCGCCGTCATTGGAGCAGTGTTGGGATCAATGGTGTCTAGCATCTTCCTTGGTGCCTATGCCGCGGTGATTGTTTACCAG GAGTCCTCGTTTTGGTATGGGCTTTGTTATATCGTTGCTTCGTTGTCCATATATGATGAATACAGCACTGATGTCCTTGACATGCCTGAAGGATCTTGCCTTCCCAG GCCTCGGTATCGTAGGCACAGAAATGAATCCTTCTCTAAATCTGACTCCTTCCGTCCTCCTGCTCGCATTGATTCACTTACAAATGCAAGGCTTGATTTGAAGCCACTCGAG CTACTCGAGGGCTTATTTAAGGAGTGCCATGTCCATGGTGAGAAAATGGTGTCTGAAGGGCTGATAACTTCTAAGGACATCGATGATGCCAAGTCCATCAAAGGAAGTAGAGTGGTCAGCATTGGCTTACCGGCTTATTGCTTTCTTCAGGCACTCTTGCGCTCTGTGGATGCGAATAGACTGGGCATATTACTGA GTGACAATACAGAAATAACGGCCACAAACCGACCAAAAGATGCATTCTTTGATTGGTTTCTTAACCCCTTTTTGATACTGAAAGAGCAAATCAGAGCTGAGAATCTTTCCCCGGAGGAAAAGGATTACTTAGGCAAATTAGTGTTGCTGTGTGGTGATGCAGCACGGTTGAAAAATATTGGGTCTCCACCAGAATCAGAGCGTAAACGAGCTGAGCTTGATGCATTAGCCCGACG gttacaaggtattactaaATCAGTGTCGAGGTATCCAACTTTCAGGCGACACTTTGAGGAATTTGTTAACAAACTATCCGAGGATCTCTCAAAGAAGGACAGTGGCAGCAGCAACAGCAGCGGATCTAGTAATAGGTCTCATCAATCGAAGAACACCGTTCTGCGGTTTTTTAGCAGCAGATCTTTCAAGCGGAGTACAAGCCATAACATGTCTGATCAAGAATCACTATCAGTTCTTGCCAGAGATGTAGAAATCGAATGA